The genomic region TTTGTTTTAGAGCCTGCATTCAAACCAGCAAAAGAGATGCAAAACAACATCGTACACagttaaacacatttttcaacaacCATAAAAACTTCAAGGCGATGAACTCATCCCAATACAGTAGTTCCCCCTTTCCTTAATCCCAGAGCATGAGTAATTGTCAGGCCCTGTGAAATAATTGTAGCTTTCAACGCTAATGGAAAACTTGCACATTCATTATTCAGTCCAGAAGATAAAGTGCTGCAAAGTGTCAGGGGACTTGTGACTTATTGCTATGAGTGAACTAACCTCACACTATAAAGGAAGCAACACAGGTCCAGTGTACTCTCTCTTCCTGCTGTCCTGACCCCTAATATGTCTTATGTCCCCTCTTCTGGCCATCTGCACAGGCAGAGCGGCACCACGCAGAGAACCCGAGACCGCATCACAGCTGCGGCGTGCTCAGACGGCTGCTGATGGGTCCGCTGCGTCTTCGCAGACAGAATGACAGACGGCCTGGGTTCTCTTGTGTCACTGCAGCGCTGACCACAGGCGGCCACGGTGAGTGGAGAAAGGCCAGCCCAGTGTTACGGCCCTCTGGGGAGCGCTGTGGGTTTTTATGAGGAAGCATGGGGGAGGAATGCGGCAGGAGGGACGGTTGCTCCAAGGTTTGCTGACCTGCAAGATAACACATGGCAAGAAACAGATCGCTTTGATATGTGAACATGCCCACACTTGCGCTGAGGGAAGGAGACACCAGAATctgggctgctgctgctgcttgcaCGCTGATCCCATCCATACACGACTACGCCGAAAAGCCAACACACATCCGACGGAATTCCAACAATGTACTTAAGCCTTATTCATTTCCCGTGTCTAGACCCCAGGAGACTGTTGCTGTTATGTAGCTACTTATTTAGTTCCAAAGTGAAAGTAAAGCGACAACGTGAAGCAGGATTTTGGAGGGCAGACACACAAAAAGCATGCCATGTGCTCAGTTATAATATGCATGGCTTCAAGTACTTTAGTGACCTTGTCTGGGCCACTTATTTAGAACGTCTTTTAAAGAGCCTTGCTATCTACTTATCTGGGACGCATTGCAGACTAATTTGGCTGAAACGACTCCCTACATCAGATTGGGGGGGAATCTACTTAcggatttactttttttttttttttttttttgtgaaccgtGTTAAAAAAGCACAATCAGATGAATACTAAAGATTTCATCACAGAGATTTGAGGGCTGTTATGCTCATGCATTTTTGCACTACCAAGGttatgtcacgccgccaccagagtggcggttcatgctcttattttcatagtcatgtttcctgttttattttgaatttctgattcccatctcaccccaggtcacttacccttcctgcagcctcactgattaccggtccacgcccatgatcactaccacctgttcccaatcaacctggacataaaagccacctgaattctctcctTGTTGCccaagtgtcacatctcagtgcatggaagcgtcctatctcagtgcatggaagcgtcctatctcagtgcatggaagcgtcctcacagtcctcgtaccatagtcctagtttgatgtcttgccttgctttgtcttgcgcccttagtttgtcccttgttttcctccctagtggagcgccttttgttgtccctgtttttgagtgcccttttttgtgtctccagtttggagctctttttgttcagccttttttccctcttcaagaggtgttttggttttcgtgctattaaagctgcagccttgttggccaactttaattctgcgtctgagtcctacctcctctcgtcgtgacaggttatttacattttgtatgCTTGTAGTTATCAGGGTCACATGTGACTCGCAGCTGCATACACCCTGGAATGGTTGTCTGTCAATCACAGGACAAATATgcttctttcaaaaaaaaaaaaaaaaaaaatacacattttttttaattgataaataaataatcagacAATCATGGGTAATGGGTTACCTACGTAAGTATAATGTAATGTATGTGCATCACACATTACTTGCAcaataattgtatttatatatcaATATACATATAATTAGTTATTAATAGTAAACAAAATCCATCACACAATAGACTTTCCCATAACAATAaccttttcaaataaaaattatgGTTAGCAATAACGTAACATCATCATACATATAACAGTATATAATATTTGAATGCTATATATACACGGTCATGCTCTAACTAGCTAGTTCCAAAATCTGTGATCAACCAGGCAATTAACGAATCATAACATCACAGagggaaacaaaaacatttgttgtaCGTGGTACTACGTTTTTAGGTTTAATTTCCCATAAATTGAAGCCACACTCACCattcacaccccccccccccccccacacacacacacacacacatatcttTTGGACAATTGTCAGTTAACTCAATGTGCAAATTTTGCAATTGCAAATTGAAGCCAGACTATCTGGAGAAAATCTACCGAAGCATGGACCCATAAAACTCTGACGTGGACAGGCTATCCCTGAATGAACTGTACTCCTAACTTTATGGCattttagtaaaaaaacaaacaaaaaaacaaacaaacaaaaacatctgaaatataaatgttcaaattgagtagaaatgtaaaaattctaacatgttaaataaaaattgattgTTTTGGTGACCCAGGAAGTTTGAAACAGGAAGTGTGATACAATGGTACAAATGTATGCATAATAAATGAGGCAGTGATACAAAAGAGGGAgaccattaaaaaacaacaacaacaaaaatcagtaCCACATGGgacatgttttatatatatatatatatatatatatatatatatatatatatatatatattatgcattAGAAATAATATGTGTTGGTTGCCAGATGGCTGTTCTGTGGAGCATGGTTGGAAACACATTATTGTCTCTCCTTGGAAACTCTTACCAGCCTGAGAcacagcaacaaaaacaaacaaaagctcagTGCGATTTCACGCACCAACTCTTTCACCTTTGAAACTTTCCTGCTTGACGGCTATCCTCTCCCAGTCCCTCGCCTTCTGCTCcaacacgcgcgcacgcgcaaaGATTCTCAAAACTGTGAGGCAGTGTTGTGTTTAGGACTTGAAGAAATGAGAATACTATATAATGAGCATGTTTGGCCATTTTTGATTATTAATAGTGTGAATTAATATGTATGTGTGTCTTTTATATCTTGGGAGGGAGCTACCCAAACATATACAAAccatttcaaattattttaaacataattGATGGCATGATAGATAAGTCTCCTGCCTCCAGAAagtcaaataaatcaaataaatatgaaaCTGTCATACGATGATGAAAAATGTATATCTCATATTTTCTTATCTCAGAGCTAGAAATGTTCAACTTTATGGCATGGATATTAAGATGACTTAAATTATCTCTGTAAGGTTTTTGCCTCTTACTTATCCACCTGAAAggtgaggggggaaaaatgaggattttaattattgatttatttgtgtGTTCAGTCTAATGAAAAGAATGAATGTTATTTACACATATAGCATTTGCATAATTACTTAAGCAAAAATATTCACAATTCACAACACTGGCAAAGGTAACAGTGTTGTCTGCGGACCcaatttgacattttagaaACGTTCTACTTTTGCCAGACAGCAGGTGATGCAGGAACTGGTCTTTCGATGGAGCTATTCTTATTCAAGATCACTGTGGCCCTTGGAATGTGTGGTCTTCAAGTGTTTGAACAAATTGCTTGTGTAGTCGCTGTATAAAACTGTTTTGTCAGATTTGCCGTGCCAAAACTTTATGGAGCCGTATAAAATAACACCACACCacactttgctttcatttttttaaagctatgtCTGCCCACATTCATGCTGGTTGTGTTGAATACTAGACATATGTTTGACATCACAATGATCACATCACAAATTTTGTTGTTGGTTGGACCAGTGAAACACACTGATATGAATGGAGATGAATAGACACATAGTAATTGAATTTCGCTATCTAAAACAACCGAAAGTGATTCATGTGCCCCCAATTATTACTTGTTAGTTAACATCAATATGTACTCATCAGTGCCGTATTAACAGCATACAAGTGTCGCTATACCAATGCCACAGTATCGATATGTCCATTCTTAATTCCCAACCCTATGTGATGTCGGCACATTATTGTACTATTAGACAAGCATTAGAGGCTCTATTTTGTGTATCCACTGCAAGTCTATCATGAGGCGAGGTGTAAATCTACACTGGGGCAGGTTAGACTGGGTTTTGGTATTTTTGGAGATACACAGAGCCTGGCGCAGTTAAGCCAACATTAGCTTGCCTTTTTCCTTGAAAGTCAATAAAAGAGAGAAACTATGTTGTGTGCAGAGAGGGTTTTTCATTGAACCATATGTATACCATATAGAGTCTCAAAAGTCACTCAACACTTCTTTTTGCCTATTTCATTGCAGGTATCATTTGAACATGAAGGGAGCAGCATTTGACAGCTTTGcctctgcaatttttgttagcaTATCACTCCTTTGCCCATGGCTTGCCAATTGACATTGGAGAAGTGTTGCAAAATTGCTGCCTGCCAAGAATTTAAGTGCCAGTTTTAGAAGCTTTTTGACTATCACACTGCTCAAATAcgtattttgacaaaatgtgcatcagaagGGTCTGTTACTACGGCCACCGATGTCAACACTAAACAACAAAAGATGGCATTCATGCAAAGTTAGGGACAATTTGCCCATAGGGCTGCACTGAAGCATCAACAAAAGCACGATTCAGCAGATTACTTTTGTGAAAGCTAAATTCTTACCTGGGCCAACTTTAGTTTATTCAAACACTTCAAGCAGAAGATTATCATGTTCAACAACCTAAAGGTATTACGGCCCTAGTATTTGATGCCAGGCTGCAATTTTGTAATGATGCTCCAGTGTCACTTGGTGAGCCACTGCAAAGGGAATTATGGGTTTACACTGCCAAGCTTAAGCTCTTAAATATTGATGGCCTCATGTCTGTCCGACTGATACCTGAAACGACAAAGAAAATGGAATAGTGTGTACTATTAGTGAGagtacaattttgtttttattagtactTTTGGAATGAAGTACATTTCAgagcctgtactttttttttttttttttaaagtacattcaactgtatttgcaagtacattcAAATATGCAAgtaaatttatcatttaaacatATTAGCAATTACATAGAAGAATGTATTGCAGGTACCTTCaaatgtacttgtaggctaaatgctaaaaatgtagcattttttttacataatgccACGGGTATTGACTTGCTCATACGCAgttttagaaaaacaaaacaaaactttttttatacatttatgcCAATAGGTTAAAAAACGAGTAAATAAACATTgtgtattcatattttttatgaTTCATTATGTCTGCAGTGCTCAATTtcaatttggcatttttttccaattatgcCACGGGGCATTACACTTGCACATGCACATACCCGTGTCATTCTCATTATgggaaaatgaatggaaatcatGCCTACGAGTATGTTCAAATATACTTGCAGATAGGGTTAAACATATCAcaataaattctgtagagtaaatttgactctatttagtgtGACCAaattagaatagaatagaatttaGAATACacttttacacttggaagacagaattgtaaaaaaaatatatacaaataaaagtcactcaagggtggaGGAACAAACTGACGACcttcacctgagctatgcctcTCATACTGTTTGCTTAGGTACAAAAGGAGACGAAAAACATTTTCGGTCTCTTTGAGTtacgaagattccagctgacacgagcgatataCGAACACATAGTAGGAGCTGCATGGCTCAGAGAGTAGATCAGCTATCCCAAGATGATGGTTgtaagtttgttcctcaacccttcagtgactgtcatttattttccatTCTTTATTTTGCTATCTTCCAAGTATAAATATTAGTCTAAAACTGATTTGATTTGGTCCAACTCCAAATAGAGCCAaatactctacagaatttactattTGCAAGCATGTGAACGCATTTGCAAGTAGCCTATGCTTGagtatacttgcaaatatgttcaaacgtatttggaaATGTGTTTTAACTTTGCAAGTACTGAATACATCGAAGTTGAACGAATTTGCCAGACAGAAATGTTTATATCACATTGGCAGTGCCACACTTCCAAAATATTTTGACTTAAGTAAAGACACgtttgagtacttttgccatCTCTGTAATTGCATCATTAGTCTATGCTGTTTCATTCTGTGCAAATGTGAATCGAGCCTATGATATTAGATATCATATTTTAACTTGTGTGGCTTAGCTGCAGGGTGAACATGTGAGATAGGTAATGGGTCTATTTCTGAAAACATTTCTCCTTCTTTAAAAGTAGAGGATTAAAATTTAACCAAAATATGGAAAAGGACAGCACACACTGCGAGTAGTGCACTTGCTCTGCTCCTCTCTGCTCCCTCCTCCGCACGACCCTCCCACCAGCCCGGGACTGGAGTCACGTGTCTCATAGCTTCTCAACGAGCCAACACCGCCACAAATCAAACTCACCCAGCACCAGTTAGCTGgagaaagagagggagagagagaagagcGAGCCAGAGGAGGATGAGAAGCAGTGAGGTGCTCACGGGCAGAGAGCCACTCCATCACCAGAGAGCAACGATGAAGAGGGTTCAGTAGAGGACACATCCAAAATGTCTCCGCAAAGAGGAGGCTTTTGATAAGCATCTGAGATGAGCGGCACACCGCTTTGGAGCCTCGTTCTCAAGCAGTCTGCCTGGCAGCCACTGGGCTCGGGGGCGAAGGCTTTCGGCCGCCCCAGCTCAGCCGCGGATTGAATAGAAGtggatctttttttctttttcttttttttttttttgagtgtgcATGGTCGCCATGAGGGTTCTGACATCCAACTTATTCGCGTTGCTCTTCCTGGGCGCATTCGCGGGCGTTTTCTACGTTTGGAGCTCACTCGAGGACCGCTTGGAGCGACACAAACGGGGCTTCGCGTTGCCGGGCGGTGGGTCGTTCTACCCCAAACTCCCCGTGGATCTTTCCGCGAAAACTTTCCGGACTCTACTTGCTGTCCCGGCGACACACAGGGCCCAACTCAAGGCTCACAACCTAAGCGAGAACGCAGCGGGGAGTCGCCATGACCACGTGAAAGAGAATAAGACGACTCCACAGGGGGGCTCGGTCAAGTTGGACCCCCCCGTGGAGGATGGCATATTTTGGAGCGCCTGGCTGGAGGATCTACTCCCGGTGGGCTTTACGGAGGAATATGCCCGGGCTTGGCGAGAGAGGGCGAGAGCAGCGCGGGTGGTGAAGCTGGAGCCAGGATGCGGCAGGATATCCAATCAGCTCGCCACTTTCGCGGATGGCTCCAAAGCGTGCGTGCGCTACGGGATCAACGCGGATCAGGTGCAAGGTGAAACTTTGACTTATTACCTTGCTTGTTTGCTGGGCATCACCAACGTGCCGCCTCTGGTACTGTCCCAGCTGAACACCTACAGCGAACAATGGGGGGCGGTGAAGACGCGCCTCGGCGGACTACAATGGAGCGACCACGCTGTGGTTTCTCTCACCGAGTGGGTCTCCAACCTAAGCGGGGTGGTCACACCTTCTCCGCTACGCCAGGAAAGCGGCGGGCTGCACCCGGAGCTCTTGAACAAGACCGCGGCGGAGCTCGTGGATCTCATGCAGTGGAGCGATCTAATCATATTCGACTACATGACGGCCAACTTTGACCGGCTGGTCAGCAATCTGTTCAGCCTGCAGTGGGACGCCCGAGTCATGGAAAGGGACACCAACAATCTCCTGAAAACGCCCCGCGGGGGCCTCGTTTTTATCGACAACGAAGCCGGGTTAGTGCACGGCTTCCGGGTGTTGAACATGTGGGAGCAATATCACCAGACGGTGCTGAGCTCCGTGTGCTTGTTCAGGAAGAGGACCGCGCAGCGCGTGGCCGAGCTCCACCGGCGCAGAGACTCCAAGACAAGGCTGCTGGAGCTCTATAAGGACAGCGAGCCTTTGTCATCAAAACTGGGCTTCCTCTCAGAGGAGCATGCCGCTGTCCTCCAGGACAGGATAGACAGAGTATACAAACACATTGTACACTGCAAAGAGAAGTACGGCCAGCTATGAGCATCCACGAATGACTGTGTGGCCCAAAGATGAGCATACAGCTTTGTCTGGAATATCCAACTGAACTACCTCTTATGGATAAAATGTGACGCCTACTTTATAATTATTTGTGCCAGCTTAATCCCTGCTGATTTAGTTCACACTATGAATCCCACTCACTTGATTAGTATCACATGTAAAGACTATAATAGTGACTGCATGGGGTAACATATAAACCCCTCATGTTCTAAGTGTGTTTGGATTATTGCCATATGGTCTTTAATCTAGATAAGATAAACTCCCAAGCCTTACTGTTTACTGTACAATATGTTTATGTTAACATTTGGTCGCTTTTATAGAAAATCATTTTTGCACAGCCAGTTGCCATATAGGCAGCATGAcacttgtatttttctttttttattcagcCTTATAAGTGTAGCATTGTTAATGTTGTAAATATTGCTCACCAACTTGTTTTGGCAAGTCAGAGGTCCACTAATTTAATGTGCATTGTAACATTCCAAAATATCGTGTCCCCTTCCCTCTTTAAATATACACTAATTTATGTTAAAACACTGTGTGCTGCTTAACTGTTATTATGGTGCGTCAAACATTTAGCAGCCTGCGCAATCCGCTGTGCCGATCATTACAGTGCTTTCATTGTGTTGTATAAATGCGTGGTACTGGCATGAATGTTCCCTCTGAGCCATGCTGTCAGCCAAATGCACGGTACAACGGGAAAATGCTAATCCTTTATAATCTTACCAGGAATTATGAAGGAGGAGACAAGTGACATCatttgatacattttcaaaaggaTTTGCTGTTTCATAACTAAATTGAAATGAGTTCTCATCTCTATCTTCTACCTGAATCAATGGCTTCATTAAATAGGTTTGTCTGTTCAGTTAAAGAGTAAAAAGCATCTCCCCTTGTGGGAGAATACACTGCTGAAAGGCTAATTAATTAATGCTTTTCGCTCAGATCAGGgttttgtttacatgtttgtttgtttttcaaaggtTGAATTTGAACTGTGAAAAGTATTCAAAGCCTGACAGGTTTCCACTACAGCACcacaagcgttttttttttttttttttgcttggccGTTTTAAAAAGGCTCATTAGTTCCATAACAGATTGGACTTTTCTGATCTTCAGAGCGAGAACCAATGATGTATGCTTGGAAAGTCATATTTTCAGCCTCTCGCCATTCTGCAGCTGGTTTCTTTTACTACTTTCTGTGTTCAGCCAACTCCAGGGCGCATCGCTATTTGTGCAGCTCGTGAGATGAGATGCTTCGCGTGTGTTATTCTAACATTGACTTATCCTTCGTTTCTTTGCTTGGGCACGTGCTTgcgatttgtgcttttgcctgGTGGGTCACAATGGCAGTGATGCAGTGTACAGGGTTAAGCAGGTATAAAACACTTTCACCCAGTTCAACCACCTGCTTCAGCTGCTTAGTAGATCAATATGTGTGTGGGGAAAAGAGGTCATGGTAATGGGCTGGGTGCTAGTTCTACAGTCGACTTGAGTTTCATTGGAGGGCGGGTGGTGTTACGTGGCCTGTGCATACAGCTGGGCACCATCTAAGCATGCCTGTTCATGCTGAACGCTGCGAGATTTACGACGGCTTGCAGACACAATGTTTAACTGTGGTCTGCATGTGTAAACCAGACTCGCAACCCTCCTGCTTTTTAGGCCTTTCACCATTTGCCTCACATCTATTTCCACTGTTCACATCACCATCTCCTTATTTGTtagctaaaataaataatgagctCAGTTTTTGCAATGACTTTAAAAAATTCATCCACTTTATAAATCACGTCTAGCCTTATAACTTTTTATGCATTGCTCACACTTTCTGCTTGGTTTGTTTTGGTTAACGATGCAAAGTTTTTCAAGTCTACACCCAATTTATTCTCTTCcacaggcaaaaaaataaaaatcctctaACACTGTCATGGATTAAACTTTTCCTCTAGCTCATGGCGCTAAACCAGTATGTGGTACTTAATTACACCCTTAGAAATGCTAGTGTGCCGTGGTTCCCTTCACATGTggtacttgtgtgtgtgtgtgtacaaagAGCCGCCGCCTCCGACGGTCACGCAGCCTGAGGCCCGCAGCACAGATATGCAGGTACTTCAACTGATCTTCCTCTTATTTGTGCACATTGCAAACATTCCAGAGGAGCAGAGGGAGGATCATCGCCATGGACACGCATGCAGCGATTTCTCCAACAGGAAAATGAAACAGGAACCAGCTGTGTACACAGACTGTCTTTCATGTTGAAGGTTTGAACCCTGATCACTTTTCCTCTCACTTAACTGCCACCAAAATGCAACGATTGATTGGGATATTCATTTTTGTAACACTTTTTTAACAATAAAGGAGACATCCAGTcccaaattttctttacaataatttgtTCAATGTCGGGTCTAAAAACGGCACTGATTAATAAtgcatttgtggaaaatgacttaaagaaaaagtcaaccCTAAAACTATCTTTATAGTAATATAGtaacatgttctatgcagctccactagtctaaacatggtattctgattagtaTTGTATTTGTGTAATGTGAGTTTAGCTGcaaattccatccatttttatctCTCAGGCGGcgcccattttgccacttgatgacaactgaaaatgatgtcacagttgctcagagctcaaGTATCACAATCCCAGCTCAGTTTCTGAAAACAGCTGTGCCCTGATTGGTCATTAGTAtatgttacctgagccctgatcaaccatgatgtcattttcattcgacagtgctcaagtggcaaaatggccacccccagagatggataaaaatggctggattttgctgcttaattccacaaacacaatattattcaGAATATGAGAAAGTGGGGgcgcatataacatattattgtaaacaaaatatttgGGTTGGCTTGCCctttaagtagcaaaatccacccatttttctccatctcaggggtgaccatttgctgttgactgacaatgacatcacagttgctcagaagTCAGCcagtcacggctcacctgttttctgagtttggctaTGTGACATTCGTAagctgagtcgtgattggtcattacctgttcTCTGAGCcactgtgatatcattttcagtcaacagaaagtggcaaaatggctgccaaccGAGATTTTGCTgcctaattcatattccacaaacacaaaatttattagaatgttgtcatagaacatattataaaGAAAACGTTTGGGCTGGGGTGGcacagtggatgactggttagcacgtccgcctcccagttctgaggactccggttcgagtccgggctccggccttcctgggtggagtttgcatgttctccccgttcttgcgtgggtcttctccgggtactccggtctcctcccacattccaaagacatgcatggcaggttgattgggggctccgaattgtccctaagtctgcttgtgagtgtggatgattgtccgtctctctgtgccctgtgattggttggcaaccagtccagggtgtcccctgcctactgcccaaagccagctgagataggctccagcacccccagcgacccttgtgaggaataagtggtcaagaaaatggatggatggatggatgtttgcgttgacttcccctttgatAATAACCAGCAaagttaaaataacaaaattaaaaggATAGGTAAAGACTGTGTAGGTATTTTGCCATGAAATCAGTGACTAACTCAGGGTGTCTCCCCCACCAGTG from Festucalex cinctus isolate MCC-2025b chromosome 3, RoL_Fcin_1.0, whole genome shotgun sequence harbors:
- the fjx1 gene encoding four-jointed box protein 1; translation: MVAMRVLTSNLFALLFLGAFAGVFYVWSSLEDRLERHKRGFALPGGGSFYPKLPVDLSAKTFRTLLAVPATHRAQLKAHNLSENAAGSRHDHVKENKTTPQGGSVKLDPPVEDGIFWSAWLEDLLPVGFTEEYARAWRERARAARVVKLEPGCGRISNQLATFADGSKACVRYGINADQVQGETLTYYLACLLGITNVPPLVLSQLNTYSEQWGAVKTRLGGLQWSDHAVVSLTEWVSNLSGVVTPSPLRQESGGLHPELLNKTAAELVDLMQWSDLIIFDYMTANFDRLVSNLFSLQWDARVMERDTNNLLKTPRGGLVFIDNEAGLVHGFRVLNMWEQYHQTVLSSVCLFRKRTAQRVAELHRRRDSKTRLLELYKDSEPLSSKLGFLSEEHAAVLQDRIDRVYKHIVHCKEKYGQL